In one Ignavibacteriota bacterium genomic region, the following are encoded:
- a CDS encoding UDP-N-acetylglucosamine 2-epimerase produces the protein MQPNQSPGKLTAKVISSIDDYFKVINYDIVLVQGDITTVMAVSLVAFYHKIKVGSVEAGLGTFKIFSVSEEMNRVLTSRIAEPHLL, from the coding sequence ATGCAGCCAAACCAATCACCTGGTAAATTAACCGCAAAAGTTATTTCTTCTATTGATGATTATTTTAAAGTTATCAACTATGATATAGTTCTGGTTCAAGGAGATATAACAACGGTAATGGCTGTTTCCTTAGTTGCATTTTATCATAAAATTAAAGTTGGTAGTGTTGAAGCCGGATTAGGAACGTTTAAAATATTCTCCGTTTCTGAAGAGATGAATAGAGTTTTGACATCAAGAATAGCTGAACCGCATTTGCTTTAA
- a CDS encoding UDP-N-acetylglucosamine 2-epimerase, with translation MKPYVLITGHRRENFGEGLTNICESIAQLADKYNNYHFIYPVHLNPNVQEPVNKILGRKEILNCLQSSDISSIFISLVSEF, from the coding sequence TTGAAGCCATATGTTTTAATAACCGGGCATAGAAGGGAAAATTTTGGCGAAGGTTTAACCAACATCTGCGAATCCATTGCTCAACTTGCAGATAAATATAACAATTATCATTTTATATATCCGGTACATTTAAATCCAAATGTTCAGGAACCGGTTAATAAAATTCTTGGTAGAAAAGAAATATTAAACTGCTTACAATCCTCAGACATATCTTCCATTTTTATTTCATTAGTCAGTGAATTCTGA